One genomic segment of Falco biarmicus isolate bFalBia1 chromosome 15, bFalBia1.pri, whole genome shotgun sequence includes these proteins:
- the ADGRG1 gene encoding adhesion G-protein coupled receptor G1 isoform X1, producing MQPGAPSPVLPGKVGLSRAEVSPAGAVTEGWWPRGRRGDAGGSRSGRCGAARPGPAPLSHRPPGAGPRRAPPRRAVPGWVGLPGAEPRRAGRCRAAAPGLPDPPPPRPRASPTPPRAPPTAAEPSPAGAPSPTRAQALFSPRRPRQSREPPGMKVLLLLLLYPLQGVRASGLREEDFRFCGDRNQTQNSSVIYEHGPATISIENTAQALIIKRPFSPNRRNSYYKYGLPPALGRYRFCVYWFKANRTLQLAYGKQSFLLGGDPSSSITWGKESRKTERTSMSIFSVSYISKGGKNTSLDSASEYFFPASPESVPVWEEDVEKQLTALDSLIAQPLALAVGAVEQQTLRRKLGELEKTLAKVELEGQNQTFGKATVHATVLRVPPTQAPQHLAFASQREESGEVHGFMVDLPGSLFMVVKEREEMVEHRVLLMDINSQTMFQDENSSYVLGDKVVGISLVDMVVANLSDPVVLTFFHDQLPSNVTPLCVFWQEDTTVGSGYWDSYGCTTVTGGRQTDCRCNHLTYFAVLMVPSPEITYIHRDYLSIITYVGCLISALASICTIFFLYFRSKQRDQITSMHIHMNLLAAIFLLDVNFLISEHLASSSSEAVCRAGGLFLHFSLLSCLTWMGIEGYNLYRLVIEVFNAYHDHFLLKLCLVGWGLPFFCVMLIFLASWTNYGPFSIPVYESASGKSTNATICWITSSLIHNVVNLGFFSLVFLFNSVMLGAMVREILRQNKKGHKLKHVLALFGLSILLGIPWALIFFSFTSGIFCLVSLYIFTIINSLQGFLIFLWYWTMVLQARKSPDSQSSSDSVKLQPNSSQSHLG from the exons ATGCAGCCCGGTGCTCCCAGCCCGGTGCTCCCAGGCAAAGTCGGACTGAGCCGGGCCGAGGTGAGCCCGGCAGGTGCCGTGACCGAGGGCTGGTGGCCCCGCGGCAGGCGCGGCGATGCCGGGGGGTCTCGCAGCGGTCGGTGCGGCGCAGCTCGGCCCGGTCCCGCCCCGCTGAGTCACCGCCCGCCGGGGGCGGGCCCGCGCCgagccccgccgcgccgcgccgtgcCGGGCTGGGTTGGGCTGCCAGGTGCCGAGCCCCGCCGAGCCGGGCGGTGCCgagccgccgcgccgggcctccccgaccccccccccccccgcccccgagcCTCCCCGAcccccccccgagccccgcCGACCGCCGCCGAGCCGAGCCCCGCCGGCGCGCCCAGCCCGACCCGGGCACAG GCTCTGTTTTCTCCTCGGAGGCCAAGGCAAAGCAGAGAGCCGCCCGGGATGAAggtcctcctcctgctccttctctACCCCCTCCAAG GGGTGAGAGCCAGTGGCCTCCGGGAAGAGGATTTCCGCTTCTGCGGTGACCGAAACCAGACCCAGAACAGCTCCGTCATCTACGAGCATGGCCCTGCCACCATCTCCATCGAGAACACGGCCCAGGCGCTGATAATAAAAAGGCCCTTTTCGCCAAACAGGAGAAACTCTTACTACAAGTACGGCTTGCCCCCCGCTTTGGGCAGGTACCGCTTCTGTGTCTACTGGTTCAAGGCCAACAGGACGCTGCAGCTGGCGTATGGGAAGCAGAGCTTCCTCCTGGGGGGGGACCCCTCCAGCAGCATCACCTGGGGGAAGGAGAGTCGGAAGACTGAAAGAACCAGCATGTCCATCTTCAGTGTGTCCTACATCTCAAAGGGTGGGAAGAACACCTCCCTTGACAGCGCATCTGAATACTTCTTCCCTG CCTCTCCAGAGAGCGTGCCCGTCTGGGAGGAAGACGTGGAGAAGCAGCTCACCGCCTTGGACAGCCTCATTGCCCAGCCCCTGGCGCTGGCTGTGGGAGCTGTGGAGCAGCAGACACTTCGGCG CAAACTTGGGGAGCTGGAGAAGACACTGGCCAAGGTGGAGCTTGAAGGGCAGAACCAGACCTTTGGGAAGGCCACTGTGCATGCGACCGTCCTGAGGGTCCCCCCCACTCAGGCTCCTCAGCACCTGGCCTTTGCTTCCCAAAGAGAG GAGAGTGGAGAGGTCCATGGGTTCATGGTGGACCTGCCAGGCAGCCTGTTCATGGTGgtgaaggagagggaagagatgGTGGAGCACAGGGTGCTCCTCATGGACATCAACAGCCAGACCATGTTCCAG GATGAAAACAGCAGCTATGTCCTGGGTGACAAGGTGGTCGGCATCTCCCTGGTGGACATGGTGGTGGCCAACCTCTCCGACCCAGTGGTCCTCACTTTCTTCCATGACCAGCTGCCG AGCAATGTGACCCCGCTGTGCGTCTTCTGGCAGGAGGACACCACGG TCGGCTCTGGGTACTGGGACAGCTATGGCTGTACGACGGTGACGGGgggcagacagacagactgcAGATGCAACCACCTCACCTACTTTGCCGTGCTGATG gtACCCTCCCCGGAGATCACCTACATACACAGGGATTACCTGAGCATCATAACCTACGTTGGCTGCCTGATCTCAGCTCTGGCGTCCATTTGCACCATCTTCTTCCTCTACTTCAG AAGCAAGCAGCGAGACCAGATCACAAGCATGCACATCCACATGAACCTGCTGGCTGCCATCTTCCTCCTGGACGTCAACTTCCTCATCTCCGAGCACTTGGCTTCCAGCAGCAGCGAGGCAGTCTGCAGAGCCGGGGGGCTGTTCCTGCACTTCTCCCTCCTGAGCTGCCTCACCTGGATGGGCATCGAGGGCTACAACCTCTACCGGCTTGTGATCGAAGTCTTCAACGCCTACCATGACCACTTCCTTCTCAAGCTCtgcctggtgggctggg GACTCCCCTTCTTCTGTGTGATGCTGATCTTCCTGGCCAGCTGGACCAACTATGGCCCCTTCTCCATTCCTGTCTATGAATCTGCTAGTGGCAAATCCACCAATGCAACCAT ctgctggatcACGAGCTCCCTGATCCATAACGTCGTGAACCTGGGTTTCTTCAGCCTGGTGTTCCTCTTCAACTCGGTCATGCTGGGGGCCATGGTCCGGGAGATCCTCCGGCAGAACAAGAAAGGCCACAAGCTCAAGCACGTCCTAGCCCTCTTTGGGCTGAGCATCCTGCTGGGCATCCCCTGGGCTCTGATCTTCTTCTCCTTCACCTCCGGCATCTTCTGCCTCGTGTCCCTCTACATCTTCACCATCATCAACTCCCTCCAAG gTTTCCTCATCTTCCTCTGGTACTGGACCATGGTGCTGCAGGCGAGAAAGTCCCCTGACTCGCAGAGCAGCTCTGACAGCGTCAAACTGCAGCCcaacagcagccagagccaCCTTGGCTGA
- the ADGRG1 gene encoding adhesion G-protein coupled receptor G1 isoform X2: MFAFGIPKATALFSPRRPRQSREPPGMKVLLLLLLYPLQGVRASGLREEDFRFCGDRNQTQNSSVIYEHGPATISIENTAQALIIKRPFSPNRRNSYYKYGLPPALGRYRFCVYWFKANRTLQLAYGKQSFLLGGDPSSSITWGKESRKTERTSMSIFSVSYISKGGKNTSLDSASEYFFPASPESVPVWEEDVEKQLTALDSLIAQPLALAVGAVEQQTLRRKLGELEKTLAKVELEGQNQTFGKATVHATVLRVPPTQAPQHLAFASQREESGEVHGFMVDLPGSLFMVVKEREEMVEHRVLLMDINSQTMFQDENSSYVLGDKVVGISLVDMVVANLSDPVVLTFFHDQLPSNVTPLCVFWQEDTTVGSGYWDSYGCTTVTGGRQTDCRCNHLTYFAVLMVPSPEITYIHRDYLSIITYVGCLISALASICTIFFLYFRSKQRDQITSMHIHMNLLAAIFLLDVNFLISEHLASSSSEAVCRAGGLFLHFSLLSCLTWMGIEGYNLYRLVIEVFNAYHDHFLLKLCLVGWGLPFFCVMLIFLASWTNYGPFSIPVYESASGKSTNATICWITSSLIHNVVNLGFFSLVFLFNSVMLGAMVREILRQNKKGHKLKHVLALFGLSILLGIPWALIFFSFTSGIFCLVSLYIFTIINSLQGFLIFLWYWTMVLQARKSPDSQSSSDSVKLQPNSSQSHLG, encoded by the exons ATGTTTGCTTTTGGGATCCCAAAGGCCACG GCTCTGTTTTCTCCTCGGAGGCCAAGGCAAAGCAGAGAGCCGCCCGGGATGAAggtcctcctcctgctccttctctACCCCCTCCAAG GGGTGAGAGCCAGTGGCCTCCGGGAAGAGGATTTCCGCTTCTGCGGTGACCGAAACCAGACCCAGAACAGCTCCGTCATCTACGAGCATGGCCCTGCCACCATCTCCATCGAGAACACGGCCCAGGCGCTGATAATAAAAAGGCCCTTTTCGCCAAACAGGAGAAACTCTTACTACAAGTACGGCTTGCCCCCCGCTTTGGGCAGGTACCGCTTCTGTGTCTACTGGTTCAAGGCCAACAGGACGCTGCAGCTGGCGTATGGGAAGCAGAGCTTCCTCCTGGGGGGGGACCCCTCCAGCAGCATCACCTGGGGGAAGGAGAGTCGGAAGACTGAAAGAACCAGCATGTCCATCTTCAGTGTGTCCTACATCTCAAAGGGTGGGAAGAACACCTCCCTTGACAGCGCATCTGAATACTTCTTCCCTG CCTCTCCAGAGAGCGTGCCCGTCTGGGAGGAAGACGTGGAGAAGCAGCTCACCGCCTTGGACAGCCTCATTGCCCAGCCCCTGGCGCTGGCTGTGGGAGCTGTGGAGCAGCAGACACTTCGGCG CAAACTTGGGGAGCTGGAGAAGACACTGGCCAAGGTGGAGCTTGAAGGGCAGAACCAGACCTTTGGGAAGGCCACTGTGCATGCGACCGTCCTGAGGGTCCCCCCCACTCAGGCTCCTCAGCACCTGGCCTTTGCTTCCCAAAGAGAG GAGAGTGGAGAGGTCCATGGGTTCATGGTGGACCTGCCAGGCAGCCTGTTCATGGTGgtgaaggagagggaagagatgGTGGAGCACAGGGTGCTCCTCATGGACATCAACAGCCAGACCATGTTCCAG GATGAAAACAGCAGCTATGTCCTGGGTGACAAGGTGGTCGGCATCTCCCTGGTGGACATGGTGGTGGCCAACCTCTCCGACCCAGTGGTCCTCACTTTCTTCCATGACCAGCTGCCG AGCAATGTGACCCCGCTGTGCGTCTTCTGGCAGGAGGACACCACGG TCGGCTCTGGGTACTGGGACAGCTATGGCTGTACGACGGTGACGGGgggcagacagacagactgcAGATGCAACCACCTCACCTACTTTGCCGTGCTGATG gtACCCTCCCCGGAGATCACCTACATACACAGGGATTACCTGAGCATCATAACCTACGTTGGCTGCCTGATCTCAGCTCTGGCGTCCATTTGCACCATCTTCTTCCTCTACTTCAG AAGCAAGCAGCGAGACCAGATCACAAGCATGCACATCCACATGAACCTGCTGGCTGCCATCTTCCTCCTGGACGTCAACTTCCTCATCTCCGAGCACTTGGCTTCCAGCAGCAGCGAGGCAGTCTGCAGAGCCGGGGGGCTGTTCCTGCACTTCTCCCTCCTGAGCTGCCTCACCTGGATGGGCATCGAGGGCTACAACCTCTACCGGCTTGTGATCGAAGTCTTCAACGCCTACCATGACCACTTCCTTCTCAAGCTCtgcctggtgggctggg GACTCCCCTTCTTCTGTGTGATGCTGATCTTCCTGGCCAGCTGGACCAACTATGGCCCCTTCTCCATTCCTGTCTATGAATCTGCTAGTGGCAAATCCACCAATGCAACCAT ctgctggatcACGAGCTCCCTGATCCATAACGTCGTGAACCTGGGTTTCTTCAGCCTGGTGTTCCTCTTCAACTCGGTCATGCTGGGGGCCATGGTCCGGGAGATCCTCCGGCAGAACAAGAAAGGCCACAAGCTCAAGCACGTCCTAGCCCTCTTTGGGCTGAGCATCCTGCTGGGCATCCCCTGGGCTCTGATCTTCTTCTCCTTCACCTCCGGCATCTTCTGCCTCGTGTCCCTCTACATCTTCACCATCATCAACTCCCTCCAAG gTTTCCTCATCTTCCTCTGGTACTGGACCATGGTGCTGCAGGCGAGAAAGTCCCCTGACTCGCAGAGCAGCTCTGACAGCGTCAAACTGCAGCCcaacagcagccagagccaCCTTGGCTGA
- the ADGRG3 gene encoding LOW QUALITY PROTEIN: adhesion G protein-coupled receptor G3 (The sequence of the model RefSeq protein was modified relative to this genomic sequence to represent the inferred CDS: inserted 3 bases in 2 codons) gives MHLLLGIVLLFLVLPDAAGGQESCSPLVRWGDRHHWCCHMMVELEERDRTPSPALPXELGRSGSPICACLRERWLRLLQSVGPVPHSGLKVLLLNVSMAVTHDVFIKFSPTEDPRMLNMTGKGKAGKIQLPREIFQSLSSCTVWVVVMVLNAQQLGVFQGVNGMEQVLNDTVVGIPVGETNVSRLQKLVQLTFAHGELPRGVSPQCVCWDPRKGQAGGWSGSGCVTQPGAKGTVCSCDHLTFFALLANLTLDRSTAAEALMAVASAGCGVATAFSIFTVAFGIFLRSRFRAEETLHTNVGLHMNVMGSLLLLSLAFLLNSGLSGGTPLGTCKVLGGLSHYCLLCCFTWMVLEGCHLYLLFVKVLGTYIRHYLVKLCLLGWGFPALVEGVAGVVGSYGEYSIQTTDHQVIAHLCWITSKHVLVHYITSCAYFGLIFLFNTAVFGVVTQKSCCLQDTGXVQRDRKVWKVALVVMGLFRLLVITWALAFLTHGTSSTPMVYLFTILNCLQVFILIWLVILYYPKTKETMGSISYIIKHEKNTSVSQD, from the exons ATGCACCTGCTGCTAGGCATTGTCCTGCTGTTCCTGGTGCTGCCTG ACGCTGCTGGGGGACAGGAGAGCTGT TCCCCTCTGGTGCGGTGGGGTGACAGGCACCACTGGTGCTGCCACATGATGGTGGAGTTGGAAGAGCGAGACAgaacccccagccctgccctgcc agagctggggCGCTCTGGCAGCCCCATCTGTGCCTGCCTGCGGGAGCGCTGGCTCAG gctgctgcagtcGGTGGGGCCGGTGCCGCACAGTGGACTGAAGGTGCTGCTCCTGAATGTCAGCATGGCTGTCACCCACGATGTCTTCATCAAGTTTTCCCCCACGGAG GACCCCAGGATGCTGAACAtgacagggaaggggaaggcaggcaAAATCCAGCTCCCTAGGGAGATATtccagtccctgagcagctgcaCAGTGTGGGTGGTTGTGATGGTCCTCAACGCCCAGCAGCTTGGCGTGTTTCAG GGGGTCAACGGGATGGAGCAGGTCCTGAATGACACCGTGGTGGGCATCCCGGTAGGAGAGACAAACGTCTCCAGGCTGCAGAAGCTGGTGCAGCTCACGTTCGCCCACGGGGAGCTGCCCCGC GGTGTCAGCCCGCAATGTGTCTGCTGGGATCCCAGGAAAG ggcaggcaggaggctggagcgGCAGTGGATGTGTCACGCAGCCCGGGGCCAAGGGGACAGTCTGCTCCTGTGACCATCTCACCTTCTTCGCCCTCCTCGCG AACCTGACTCTGGACAGgtccacagcagcagaagctttgATGGCTGTTGCCTCTGCTGGCTGCGGGGTAGCCACAGCTTTCTCCATCTTCACCGTCGCCTTTGGCATCTTCTTAAG GTCCAGGTTCAGGGCCGAGGAAACCCTCCACACCAACGTGGGGCTGCACATGAACGTCAtgggcagcctgctcctccTCAGCTTGGCCTTCCTGCTCAACAGCGGGCTCTCCGGTGGGACCCCGCTGGGGACCTGCAAGGtcctgggggggctcagccactactgcctgctctgctgcttcaccTGGATGGTGCTGGAGGGCTGTCACCTCTACCTCCTCTTTGTCAAGGTCCTCGGCACCTACATCCGCCACTACCTGGTGAAGCTGTGCCTGCTTGGCTGG GGCTTCCCTGCTCTCGTGGAGGGGGTGGCAGGAGTCGTTGGCAGCTATGGAGAATACAGCATCCAGACCACGGACCACCAGGTCATAGCCCACCT GTGCTGGATCACTTCCAAACATGTTTTGGTCCACTACATCACCAGCTGTGCCTACTTTGgcctcatcttcctcttcaaCACAGCTGTCTTTGGGGTGGTGacccagaaaagctgctgcctgcaggacacGG CAGTGCAGAGAGACCGCAAAGTCTGGAAGGTGGCCCTGGTGGTGATGGGGCTCTTCCGCCTGCTGGTCATCACCTGGGCCCTGGCATTCCTCACCCACGGCACCTCCTCTACGCCCATGGTCTACCTCTTCACCATCCTCAACTGTCTCCAAG TCTTCATACTCATCTGGCTGGTCATCCTCTACTACCCAAAGACAAAGGAGACCATGGGCTCCATCTCCTACATcatcaaacatgaaaaaaacacctcagttTCCCAGGACTAG